A part of Vigna radiata var. radiata cultivar VC1973A chromosome 11, Vradiata_ver6, whole genome shotgun sequence genomic DNA contains:
- the LOC106777790 gene encoding protein GRIP yields the protein MMDTHAEGSVRPEEHFPDEDHHYEDGSNGNIVLENGLSDGNQGPADTDDQLLEMVMDLRFQNDYLKSQFEGLKIVNSVHSGSSIQKGVGGLEDGDSDIVKELKEKILLLNKEFLEEKQTRIASEEALKHLQVAYSEAEAKGQELSEKLAEAQTKLDQEIKERDEKYSELDSKFNRLHKRAKQRIQEIQKEKDDIEARFSEVNEIAERASSQQLAMQQELERTRKQANEALKAMDGDRQQLRSANNNLRDTIEDLKRSLQPKESALEALQQSLAEKEQMLEDMRGLLQAAEEKRQAALVELSSKHQKNIESLEAQLNDALSDRSKAAESISSLQVLVAEKESRIAEMEAASTGEAARLRAVVESVKGELSHLKEEHEKERESWETASQALKAKLEIAESNCIHAEVEVAKIRSQLESEVSAQTRILNMRDVELLAAKEEIRSLEKEFSSYKVRAHALLQKKDAELAAAKDSEQLRALEETLKEVENEVLSITEERDKVLQDLQSAMANHEKELAERDTTLENVKQQIRSLEIKLDSVNAQHLKEKEEWGLSLQNVEETWRIKCEAIKAENEATATKDKQKELEELKQRFKKLKEEHTSFHDLADRTIEEKDYEISRLLDENKNLRQSLQSRPLVDQNDSYTTASHKLDSTNLSPSAAEQQILLLARQQAQREEELAQSQRHILALQEEIEELEHENRLHNQQEAMLKTELRNMERSKKREGVDMTYLKNVILKLLETGEVEVLLPVIGMLLQFSPEEMQKCQQAYHTSTEVPPTPASDTSGSGLSLFSRFTFS from the exons ATGATGGACACTCACGCGGAAGGTTCTGTTAGACCTGAGGAGCATTTTCCTGATGAGGATCATCATTACGAAGATGGAAGCAATGGAAATATTGTATTGGAAAATGGATTGTCCGATGGTAATCAAGGTCCTGCTGATACTGACGATCAGCTTCTAGAAATGGTTATGGACCTCAGGTTTCAGAATGACTACTTAAAGTCCCAGTTTGAGGGATTGAAAATTGTAAACAGTGTACATAGTGGTTCTAGTATACAGAAAGGAGTTGGTGGCTTAGAAGATGGGGATTCTGACATTGTGAAAGAACTAAAGGAAAAAATACTATTGTTGAATAAAGAATTTCTGGAAGAAAAGCAAACAAGAATTGCATCAGAGGAGGCTTTGAAGCATCTTCAAGTGGCATACTCAGAGGCAGAAGCAAAGGGCCAGGAGCTCTCTGAAAAGCTTGCAGAAG CTCAAACAAAGTTGGACCAAGAAATAAAAGAGCGTGATGAGAAGTATTCTGAACTTGACTCCAAGTTTAACAGGCTTCACAAGCGAGCAAAACAGCGTattcaagaaattcaaaag GAAAAAGATGATATTGAGGCCCGTTTCTCTGAGGTGAATGAAATTGCAGAGCGTGCATCATCCCAACAGTTAGCAATGCAACAAGAATTAGAGCGTACCAGGAAGCAAGCAAATGAGGCATTGAAAGCCATGGATGGTGATAGACAACAACTAAGAAGTGCAAACAACAA TCTTCGAGATACCATTGAAGATTTAAAGCGTTCATTGCAACCTAAAGAGAGTGCTCTTGAAGCATTGCAACAATCACTTGCAGAAAAGGAACAG ATGTTGGAGGATATGAGAGGGTTGCTTCAGGCTGCTGAAGAAAAAAGGCAAGCTGCACTAGTTGAGCTCTCTTCTAAGCACCAAAAG aaTATAGAGAGTTTGGAGGCTCAACTTAATGATGCATTGTCTGACAGAAGTAAGGCAGCTGAGTCTATTTCTTCACTGCAG GTTCTAGTTGCAGAAAAAGAATCCAGAATTGCAGAGATGGAAGCAGCATCAACCGGGGAAGCAGCACGACTCAGAGCGGTGGTGGAAAGTGTGAAAGGGGAGCTTTCTCACCTAAAAGAGGAGCAT gaaaaagaaagggaaagcTGGGAGACTGCTTCGCAAGCCCTCAAAGCAAAACTCGAGATTGCAGAGAGCAACTGCATACATGCAGAAGTTGAAGTAGCCAAAATAAGAA GTCAGCTAGAATCAGAAGTATCTGCCCAAACAAGGATCCTCAATATGAGAGATGTGGAATTGTTGGCTGCTAAAGAAGAG ATCCGGTCTCTAGAAAAGGAATTTTCTTCATACAAAGTTCGTGCACATGCACTTCTTCAAAAGAAAGATGCTGAACTGGCGGCTGCTAAAGATTCTGAACAACTCAGAGCTCTAGAGGAAACTCTGAAA GAGGTTGAAAATGAAGTCTTATCAATAACAGAAGAAAGGGATAAAGTTCTTCAAGATCTTCAATCTGCTATGGCTAATCATGAGAAGGAACTTGCAGAAAG AGACACAACCCTTGAAAATGTCAAGCAACAGATAAGGAGCTTGGAAATAAAGCTTGACTCAGTTAATGCTCAGCACctaaaagagaaagaggaatgGGGACTAAGTCTTCAAAATGTAGAAGAAACATGGAGAA TCAAATGTGAGGCAATTAAGGCTGAAAATGAAGCAACTGCCACAAAAGATAAGCAAAAGGAATTGGAAGAGCTCAAACAACGATTTAAAAAACTGAAG GAAGAGCACACTTCATTTCATGATCTTGCTGATAGGACGATTGAGGAGAAAGATTATGAAATATCCAGacttttagatgaaaataaaaaccttCGCCAGtctcttcaatcaagaccaCTA GTCGATCAAAATGATTCTTACACAACag CCTCACATAAATTGGATTCAACAAATTTAAGCCCCTCTGCCGCAGAACAGCAAATTCTG CTTTTGGCTAGACAACAAGCGCAAAGAGAGGAGGAGTTAGCACAGTCACAGCGTCATATTTTAGCTCTTCAA gaagaaattgaagagcTTGAACATGAGAATCGTCTCCACAACCAACAG GAGGCAATGTTAAAGACTGAGCTTCGCAACATGGAAAGATCGAAGAAAAGGGAAGGTGTAGATATGACATATTTGAAGAATGTTATATTAAAGCTACTTGAAACTg GTGAAGTTGAGGTATTGCTTCCGGTTATTGGAATGCTGCTTCAGTTTAGTCCAGAAGAG ATGCAGAAGTGTCAACAGGCATATCACACCTCAACAGAAGTTCCACCAACTCCTGCAAGTGATACTTCAGGATCTGGCCTATCACTTTTCTCAAGATTCACATTTTCTTAA